The following coding sequences lie in one Leptotrichia hongkongensis genomic window:
- a CDS encoding ABC transporter ATP-binding protein has product MGNVILKCTNLSKTYDFDNALNNVNLSIESGKIIGLLGPNGSGKTTFIKLLNGLLKPTEGEIFIDGKNPGVETKKIVAYLPDKNYLDNSKTVKAILQLFADFYDDFDLERAQNMLKDLGIDITRRFKLLSKGMKEKVQLILVMCRRAKLYLLDEPIAGVDPAARDYILNTVIKNYNREATVIISTHLIADVEKVLDEAIFISKGEILLYQDVKSIINEHNKTVDEYFREVFKY; this is encoded by the coding sequence ATGGGTAATGTTATTTTAAAATGCACTAATTTATCCAAAACTTATGATTTTGATAACGCATTAAATAATGTAAATTTATCAATAGAAAGTGGTAAAATTATTGGGTTATTAGGACCGAATGGAAGTGGAAAAACAACTTTTATAAAGCTATTAAATGGACTTCTGAAACCTACCGAAGGAGAAATTTTTATAGATGGAAAAAATCCAGGAGTAGAAACTAAAAAGATTGTTGCATATTTGCCTGATAAAAATTATTTGGATAATTCTAAGACAGTAAAGGCGATTTTACAGCTATTTGCAGACTTTTACGATGATTTTGACTTGGAAAGGGCACAAAATATGTTAAAAGATTTGGGAATTGATATAACAAGAAGATTTAAGTTGCTCTCAAAAGGAATGAAGGAAAAGGTTCAGTTAATACTAGTTATGTGTAGACGTGCTAAGCTATACCTGCTGGATGAGCCAATAGCAGGAGTTGATCCTGCAGCAAGGGATTATATTTTAAATACTGTTATAAAAAATTATAACAGGGAAGCAACAGTTATTATTTCCACACATTTAATAGCGGATGTGGAAAAGGTGCTGGATGAAGCAATTTTCATAAGTAAAGGTGAAATTTTACTTTATCAGGATGTGAAAAGTATAATAAATGAACATAATAAAACAGTTGATGAATACTTTAGGGAGGTGTTTAAATATTGA
- the pth gene encoding aminoacyl-tRNA hydrolase: MKLIVGLGNPGEQYKLTRHNIGFIFIDEYLKENNINDVREKFKSLFVQTTYNGDKVFYQKPTTFMNLSGEAVGEAVRFFKIDPKTELFVIYDDMDMQFGKLKIKQNGSAGGHNGIKSIISHVGNEFVRIKFGIGKPKTKEETLGFVIGKFSPEEKEVVKSSREKIFNLIDDIKDDMIISKLMNKYNTK; encoded by the coding sequence ATGAAATTAATAGTGGGACTTGGAAATCCTGGAGAACAGTATAAATTGACAAGGCATAATATCGGTTTTATATTTATTGACGAATATTTGAAGGAAAATAATATAAATGATGTAAGAGAGAAGTTTAAGTCATTGTTTGTACAGACTACTTACAATGGAGACAAGGTTTTTTATCAGAAACCAACTACATTTATGAATTTGAGTGGAGAAGCAGTTGGAGAAGCTGTCAGATTTTTTAAGATTGATCCGAAAACGGAGCTTTTTGTAATTTATGACGATATGGATATGCAGTTTGGAAAGCTGAAAATTAAGCAAAATGGAAGTGCAGGTGGACATAACGGGATAAAATCCATTATTTCCCACGTTGGAAATGAATTTGTGCGAATAAAATTTGGAATTGGAAAGCCGAAAACAAAGGAAGAAACATTGGGATTTGTGATAGGAAAATTTTCACCTGAGGAAAAAGAAGTTGTGAAAAGTTCAAGAGAGAAAATATTTAACTTGATTGACGATATAAAAGATGATATGATAATTTCAAAGTTAATGAATAAATATAACACTAAATAA
- a CDS encoding MATE family efflux transporter: MEKTTKEKNSLADNKKMRFGTESIPKLLVSLAVPAIIANLVNALYNIVDQIFIGQKIGFLGNAATNVAFPLTTICLAIGLMTGVGAATNFNLELGRKRPKRAKSVAGTAVTMLLLGGIILCILINIFLKPMLTAFGATNQIFDYAIEYTRITSLGIPFLLFSIGANPLVRADGNAFYSMLAIVVGSLVNTILDPLFMFGFDMGMDGAAWATVIGQFVSAVMLALYFFRFKSVKFELRDFKIRIREIGILFALGTSPFIFQCSALIIQIVTNNLLKIYGAKSIYGSEIPIAVAGIVMKINVIFIAIVLGLTQGAQPIAGYNYGARKYTRVREILNLTLKAAFVISIVAFAIFQIFPVQIISVFGSGSELYFKYGTKYMKVFLFFIFLNGIQAAITLFLTSIGRAFQGAVLSLVRQIISLLPLLIILPYFMGVDGIMFAFPIADLVAFIVSVVILKKEMKKIPKKDEED; the protein is encoded by the coding sequence ATGGAAAAAACAACAAAAGAAAAAAACAGCTTAGCAGATAATAAAAAAATGAGATTTGGCACAGAATCAATTCCAAAATTGCTAGTATCACTTGCAGTGCCAGCAATTATTGCCAATCTTGTAAATGCACTTTATAATATTGTAGACCAGATTTTTATTGGGCAGAAAATTGGGTTTTTGGGAAATGCGGCTACGAATGTGGCTTTTCCGCTTACGACAATTTGTCTTGCGATTGGACTTATGACGGGAGTTGGGGCGGCTACGAACTTTAATCTGGAATTAGGCAGAAAACGTCCAAAAAGAGCAAAAAGTGTAGCAGGAACGGCAGTAACAATGCTTCTTTTAGGCGGGATTATATTATGCATATTGATTAATATCTTTTTAAAGCCTATGTTAACAGCATTCGGTGCGACAAATCAGATTTTTGACTATGCGATTGAATATACTCGGATTACATCTTTAGGAATACCATTTTTATTATTCTCAATAGGGGCAAACCCTTTGGTAAGAGCTGATGGAAATGCCTTTTATTCTATGCTTGCGATTGTTGTTGGATCTCTTGTAAATACTATATTAGATCCATTATTTATGTTTGGATTTGATATGGGAATGGATGGTGCGGCTTGGGCAACTGTAATTGGGCAGTTTGTGTCGGCAGTTATGCTAGCTTTGTATTTTTTCAGATTTAAAAGCGTGAAATTTGAGTTAAGGGATTTTAAGATAAGAATACGGGAAATAGGGATTTTATTTGCATTGGGAACATCGCCTTTTATTTTTCAATGTTCTGCCTTAATTATTCAAATTGTAACAAATAATCTGCTAAAGATATATGGGGCAAAATCCATTTATGGAAGTGAAATTCCAATTGCTGTTGCTGGAATTGTTATGAAAATAAACGTCATATTTATAGCGATTGTATTGGGACTGACTCAGGGGGCACAGCCTATTGCAGGATACAACTATGGGGCAAGGAAATATACAAGAGTCCGTGAAATATTAAATTTGACATTAAAAGCCGCTTTTGTTATTTCAATAGTAGCATTTGCGATATTCCAAATTTTTCCTGTACAGATAATTTCTGTATTTGGAAGTGGAAGCGAACTTTACTTTAAATACGGAACAAAATATATGAAAGTATTTTTATTTTTCATATTCCTAAACGGTATTCAAGCTGCAATTACATTGTTCTTAACATCAATTGGAAGGGCATTCCAAGGGGCTGTTCTATCGCTTGTAAGACAGATTATATCATTATTGCCGTTACTTATAATTTTACCGTACTTTATGGGAGTTGATGGAATTATGTTCGCATTTCCAATAGCAGACTTGGTAGCATTTATTGTATCGGTAGTTATTTTGAAAAAAGAAATGAAAAAAATTCCAAAAAAAGATGAAGAAGATTAA